One genomic window of Nocardioides daphniae includes the following:
- a CDS encoding O-acetylhomoserine aminocarboxypropyltransferase/cysteine synthase family protein: protein MNYRPETLAVHAGQEVADPATNSRAVPIYQTTSYVFNDTEHAANLFALAEPGNIYTRIMNPTQSVFEDRVNQLEGGVGALAVASGSAAITYSVLNLTYAGDNIVALSTLYGGTYALFAHTLPQFGIEVRFVDPTKPEELAKHVDEKTKLVFGETVGNPKINVADLDAWSEAAHAQGLPFIVDATASTPYLVRPFEHGVDVVVHSATKYIGGHGTSIGGIIVDSGNFDWAAHAERFPGLTGPDQAYHGVVWTEAVGNLAFIIRARTVLLRNTGAAITPHNSWLFLQGLETLHLRMERHSSNALAVAQWLEAHDLVAWVSYPGLESSADKEVYDRISTGKGYGGLLSFGLKSGREGGKKFIEALNLFSHLVNIGDAKSLAVHNATTTHSQLTPAELEAAGVPEDLVRLSIGIENVDDLIADLEQALIASK, encoded by the coding sequence ATGAACTACCGTCCCGAGACCCTCGCCGTCCACGCCGGCCAGGAGGTCGCCGACCCGGCCACCAACAGCCGCGCGGTCCCGATCTACCAGACCACGTCGTACGTCTTCAACGACACCGAGCACGCCGCGAACCTCTTCGCGCTCGCCGAGCCCGGCAACATCTACACGCGCATCATGAACCCGACCCAGTCGGTCTTCGAGGACCGCGTCAACCAGCTCGAGGGCGGTGTCGGTGCGCTGGCCGTCGCCTCGGGCTCCGCGGCGATCACCTACTCGGTGCTCAACCTGACCTACGCCGGCGACAACATCGTGGCGCTCTCCACCTTGTACGGCGGCACCTACGCCCTCTTCGCCCACACGCTGCCGCAGTTCGGCATCGAGGTCCGCTTCGTCGACCCGACCAAGCCGGAGGAGCTGGCCAAGCACGTCGACGAGAAGACCAAGCTGGTCTTCGGCGAGACCGTCGGCAACCCGAAGATCAACGTCGCCGACCTCGACGCCTGGTCGGAGGCTGCGCACGCGCAGGGCCTGCCCTTCATCGTCGACGCGACCGCCTCGACCCCCTACCTGGTGCGCCCCTTCGAGCACGGCGTCGACGTCGTGGTCCACTCCGCCACCAAGTACATCGGCGGCCACGGCACCTCCATCGGCGGCATCATCGTCGACTCCGGCAACTTCGACTGGGCTGCGCACGCCGAGCGCTTCCCCGGCCTCACCGGGCCCGACCAGGCCTACCACGGCGTCGTGTGGACCGAGGCCGTCGGCAACCTCGCCTTCATCATCCGCGCCCGCACCGTGCTGCTGCGCAACACCGGCGCCGCGATCACCCCGCACAACTCGTGGCTCTTCCTCCAGGGCCTGGAGACCCTGCACCTGCGCATGGAGCGCCACTCCTCCAACGCGCTGGCCGTCGCCCAGTGGCTCGAGGCCCACGACCTGGTCGCCTGGGTCTCCTACCCGGGCCTGGAGTCCAGCGCCGACAAGGAGGTCTACGACCGCATCTCGACCGGCAAGGGCTACGGCGGCCTGCTCTCCTTCGGCCTCAAGTCGGGCCGCGAGGGCGGCAAGAAGTTCATCGAGGCGCTCAACCTCTTCAGCCACCTGGTCAACATCGGTGACGCGAAGTCGCTGGCCGTGCACAACGCCACCACCACGCACTCGCAGCTGACCCCCGCGGAGCTCGAGGCGGCCGGCGTGCCGGAGGACCTCGTACGCCTCTCCATCGGCATCGAGAACGTCGACGACCTGATCGCCGACCTCGAGCAGGCGCTCATCGCCAGCAAGTGA